In Limnobaculum parvum, one DNA window encodes the following:
- the amiC gene encoding N-acetylmuramoyl-L-alanine amidase AmiC — protein MSSSKPNYLRRRLLQGAAATWLLSVSGIGIAASVASVVAVRVWPSSTYTRVTLESTIPLKYKQFALSNPNRLVIDIENVNLNSVLKAVSAQVPNNDPYLKLARVGQHDPNTVRLVLELKQNINPNLFTLKPVAEFKNRLVVDLYPANGGSSEPDDPLLALLKEYNQGDLEKDRPSASPQAGKVGRDRPLVIMLDPGHGGEDPGAIGKRGTKEKNIVLQIARRLRTLIQKESGMKVYMTRNEDVFIPLKVRVAKARAQKADLFISIHADAFTDRSANGSSVFALSTKGATSSAAKYLAQTQNESDQIGGVSKSGDRYLDHTIFDLVQTATINSSLKFGKDVLTRMGRVNELHKNKIEQAGFAVLKAPDIPSILIETAFISNLEEERKLKTAKFQQQIAESVFAGIKAYFATIKY, from the coding sequence ATGTCTAGCTCTAAGCCCAATTATTTACGCCGCCGTTTGTTGCAGGGAGCTGCTGCGACGTGGTTATTGAGTGTAAGTGGCATTGGCATTGCTGCCTCTGTGGCCAGTGTTGTTGCTGTGCGCGTATGGCCTTCTTCGACCTATACGCGAGTTACACTGGAGTCGACGATTCCGCTAAAGTATAAACAGTTTGCCTTATCCAATCCCAATCGCTTGGTGATTGATATTGAGAACGTCAATTTAAACAGCGTGCTAAAAGCGGTCTCTGCTCAAGTCCCGAATAACGATCCTTATCTGAAACTGGCGCGAGTGGGGCAACACGATCCCAATACGGTTCGGTTGGTGTTGGAGTTAAAGCAAAATATTAATCCAAATCTGTTTACGCTGAAGCCTGTTGCCGAGTTTAAAAATCGTCTGGTGGTTGATCTCTATCCGGCTAATGGTGGCTCTTCAGAACCGGATGACCCGCTGCTGGCGTTGCTAAAAGAATACAACCAAGGCGATCTGGAAAAAGATCGGCCCTCAGCATCGCCACAGGCAGGGAAAGTCGGGCGCGATCGTCCTTTGGTTATCATGCTCGATCCGGGGCACGGTGGGGAAGATCCTGGTGCTATCGGTAAACGAGGCACTAAAGAGAAGAATATCGTTCTGCAAATTGCACGCCGTCTACGCACCCTAATACAGAAAGAATCGGGAATGAAGGTGTATATGACCCGCAATGAGGATGTGTTTATTCCATTGAAAGTGCGAGTTGCAAAAGCCAGAGCGCAAAAGGCAGATCTGTTTATTTCTATCCATGCCGATGCTTTTACCGATCGTTCAGCCAATGGCTCTTCGGTGTTTGCTTTGTCGACTAAAGGGGCAACCAGCAGCGCGGCTAAGTATCTGGCTCAAACTCAGAATGAATCCGATCAGATCGGCGGGGTGAGTAAGAGTGGTGACCGCTACCTTGACCATACTATTTTTGATCTGGTGCAAACCGCCACTATCAATAGCAGTCTTAAATTTGGTAAAGACGTGCTGACGCGTATGGGGCGGGTAAACGAGTTGCATAAGAACAAAATTGAACAGGCAGGGTTTGCGGTACTTAAAGCGCCGGATATACCATCGATTTTGATTGAAACTGCGTTTATTTCCAATCTGGAGGAAGAGCGCAAGTTGAAAACGGCAAAATTCCAACAGCAGATTGCGGAATCGGTTTTTGCCGGTATTAAGGCGTATTTCGCGACTATTAAATATTAA
- the mltA gene encoding murein transglycosylase A: MKGRWIKFILGGVVIALLAGCESRPTDRGQQYKDGKLSQKFGLVNNPNAKNKPVNGKDFAQQVYEISQVSPALYNKHRDTYQAIFQWMVSGAEGPQLSQFKLGAYQMEGVDNYGNVQFTGYYTPVIHARHTRQGEFKYPLYSMPKKSKNMRRLPDRAGIYAGELDGLNLELAYSNSLVDNFMMEVQGSAYVDFGDGTPMVFFAYAGKNGRAYNSIGKVLIDRNEVPREEMSMQAIKRWTEQHSDEEVRELLEQNPSFVFFKPRHSAPVKGASAVPLIAKASVASDKTLIPPGTTILAEVPLLDKSGKFTGKYEMRLMIALDVGGAIKGHHFDIYQGVGDEAGHAAGFYNHYGRVWVLSAPSDSPLSSASN; this comes from the coding sequence ATGAAAGGACGTTGGATAAAATTTATACTGGGTGGCGTCGTTATTGCGTTACTCGCAGGATGTGAATCACGGCCGACCGATCGTGGACAACAATATAAAGATGGTAAATTGAGTCAGAAATTTGGTTTGGTGAACAACCCAAATGCTAAAAATAAACCGGTTAATGGCAAAGATTTTGCTCAACAGGTTTATGAAATTAGTCAGGTTTCTCCGGCTCTGTATAACAAACACCGTGATACCTATCAGGCAATTTTCCAGTGGATGGTCTCTGGCGCGGAAGGCCCTCAGTTATCCCAATTCAAGCTTGGCGCTTATCAAATGGAAGGGGTAGATAACTACGGAAACGTTCAGTTTACCGGTTACTACACGCCAGTGATTCATGCACGCCATACTCGTCAAGGTGAGTTTAAATATCCACTGTATTCGATGCCAAAGAAAAGTAAAAATATGCGTCGTTTACCCGATCGTGCAGGTATTTATGCCGGTGAATTGGATGGCTTAAATCTGGAGTTAGCTTACAGCAATTCGCTAGTAGATAACTTCATGATGGAGGTGCAGGGTAGCGCGTACGTTGACTTTGGTGATGGTACGCCGATGGTATTCTTCGCCTATGCGGGTAAAAACGGACGTGCATATAACAGCATTGGTAAAGTGCTGATTGATCGTAATGAAGTACCGCGTGAAGAGATGTCTATGCAGGCTATCAAGCGCTGGACCGAGCAGCACAGCGACGAGGAAGTTAGAGAACTGCTGGAGCAGAATCCTTCTTTTGTCTTCTTTAAGCCAAGACATTCTGCACCGGTAAAAGGTGCGAGCGCGGTTCCATTGATTGCCAAGGCGTCGGTGGCTTCGGATAAAACATTGATTCCACCGGGCACAACCATTCTGGCAGAGGTTCCTTTGTTAGATAAGAGTGGCAAATTTACCGGTAAGTACGAAATGCGCCTGATGATTGCACTGGACGTCGGTGGTGCAATTAAAGGCCATCACTTCGATATTTATCAGGGCGTTGGCGATGAAGCAGGGCATGCTGCCGGTTTTTATAACCACTATGGTCGAGTATGGGTGCTAAGCGCGCCTTCTGATTCACCGCTTTCATCTGCATCAAACTAA
- the recB gene encoding exodeoxyribonuclease V subunit beta, giving the protein MRVTQPLRLEPLTLPLFGERLIEASAGTGKTYTLAVLYLRLLLGLGQQAAYPRKLSVEEILVVTFTEAATEELRNRIRDNIHRLRIACIRNDSSDPQLSQLLSELADKEEASDLLLAAERQMDEAAIYTIHGFCQRMLSHNAFESGVLFEQSLIEDELPLRRQAVADFWRRHCYPLPLPVALAISAEWSGPERLLADVMPYLHGEAPQLRQPPSQDDILLRHQQIVERIEALKQQWRAAFSGLESLISQSGVDKRSYSTKHLPNWLQKVNLWAEQETQDYQLPKDLNHFRQSVLYEKTKKGEAPVDPLFTAIDLIYSEPLTLRDLILSKAISEVRLSVQQEKRRHAEMGFDDLLSRLDSALQRPGAEALAQAIRLRYPVAMIDEFQDTDPQQYRIFNKLYGGREDTGLLLIGDPKQAIYAFRGADIFTYMQARNEVSNHYTMETNWRSSASMVSSVNYLFQQLPAPFIFQQIPFMPVNAAEKNQHLRFELDGDSQPAVSLWLQPGEGCGLNEYQQFMARCCAVQIREWLIAGQHQRAWLVSATQRQPVVAADIAILVRTGKEASLVRDALNALGIPSVYLSNRESVFTTPEAKDVLWLLQAVLSPEKERTLRSALASSLLGLDAHQIDVINRDEREWDRLVEEFSRYRQLWLKRGVLPMLREVMSRRQLAENLLVTLGGERRLTDIMHIGELLQEASLKLESEHSLVRWLAQQITQPNDRSDSQQLRLESDRNLVRVVTIHKSKGLEYPLVWLPFICGFRQQNQALYHDRETFSAMLDLQQSEDSLALAEEERLAEDLRLLYVAMTRSIYHCSIGVTPLYSGNRRQGNSDIHRSAMGYLLQRGQPGNAAFLADALQMSAQHDGIQHHLAVEMDEALWQDNKLQPALLTARTFTGQRQNSWRVTSYSGLQQQGSSHHYDLLPRFDTDAAGEKGDSLPQRLSPHTFPKGAAPGTFLHDLLENLDFTQPIISDQLNEKVLLQGLESHWTPVLQQWLETILSSPLDVQGICLNDISAAARQAELQFYLPIGPLLQAERLDALVKHYDPLSARCPELVFRQVQGMLKGFIDLVFCWQGRYYLLDYKSNWLGESAESYTPQAMADAMCDHRYDLQYQLYSLALHRYLRHRIADYDYQRHFGGVFYLFLRGIEKDKPGQGVFHCRPEWALVDGLDRLFSGQEEIV; this is encoded by the coding sequence ATGAGGGTTACACAACCTTTAAGGTTAGAACCACTAACGCTCCCTCTGTTTGGGGAGCGTTTAATTGAAGCATCGGCGGGAACGGGGAAGACTTATACGCTTGCCGTGCTTTATTTACGTTTATTGCTGGGACTGGGGCAGCAGGCTGCTTATCCCCGTAAACTTTCGGTAGAAGAAATACTGGTTGTTACTTTTACCGAAGCCGCAACGGAAGAGCTGCGTAACCGCATTCGAGATAATATTCATCGTTTACGTATTGCCTGTATTCGTAATGACAGCAGCGATCCGCAGCTGTCGCAATTGCTGTCAGAGTTAGCGGATAAAGAGGAAGCTAGTGACTTGTTATTAGCCGCTGAACGCCAAATGGATGAAGCGGCAATTTATACTATCCACGGTTTTTGTCAGCGTATGCTGAGCCACAATGCCTTTGAATCAGGCGTTTTGTTTGAGCAATCGTTAATTGAAGATGAACTTCCTTTAAGGCGTCAGGCAGTAGCCGATTTTTGGCGTCGTCACTGTTATCCTCTGCCTTTACCGGTTGCACTCGCGATAAGTGCCGAGTGGAGTGGTCCTGAGCGTTTACTGGCAGACGTGATGCCCTATTTGCATGGGGAAGCTCCCCAACTGCGTCAGCCGCCGTCCCAAGATGATATTCTGCTGCGGCACCAGCAAATTGTTGAGCGTATCGAAGCGTTAAAACAGCAGTGGCGAGCGGCGTTTTCCGGGCTGGAATCATTAATCAGTCAGTCGGGCGTGGATAAACGCAGCTATAGCACTAAACATCTGCCGAACTGGCTGCAAAAAGTGAATTTGTGGGCAGAGCAGGAGACTCAAGATTACCAGCTACCGAAAGATCTGAATCATTTCCGTCAATCAGTGCTGTATGAAAAAACTAAAAAAGGTGAAGCACCGGTTGATCCCCTGTTTACTGCTATTGATCTGATCTATTCCGAGCCTTTGACCCTGCGCGATTTAATCTTATCCAAAGCGATAAGCGAAGTGCGCCTGTCGGTACAGCAAGAGAAGCGTCGACATGCTGAGATGGGGTTTGATGACCTGCTGAGCCGATTAGACTCCGCTTTACAACGCCCTGGCGCTGAGGCCTTGGCTCAAGCCATCAGGCTGCGCTATCCGGTGGCAATGATTGATGAATTTCAGGATACCGATCCACAGCAGTACCGAATATTTAATAAGCTGTATGGTGGTCGTGAAGATACCGGGTTATTACTGATAGGCGATCCTAAACAGGCCATTTATGCTTTTCGCGGTGCCGATATCTTCACCTATATGCAGGCTAGAAATGAAGTAAGTAACCACTACACGATGGAGACTAACTGGCGTTCTTCTGCATCCATGGTGAGCTCGGTGAATTACCTGTTTCAGCAACTGCCAGCCCCTTTCATTTTTCAGCAAATTCCTTTTATGCCGGTTAATGCGGCAGAAAAAAACCAGCATCTGAGATTTGAGTTGGATGGCGATAGCCAGCCTGCCGTCTCTCTGTGGTTGCAGCCGGGAGAAGGTTGTGGTCTTAATGAATATCAGCAGTTTATGGCCCGTTGCTGTGCGGTGCAGATTCGAGAGTGGCTGATTGCGGGTCAACATCAACGCGCATGGTTAGTGAGTGCTACGCAGCGTCAGCCCGTGGTTGCGGCCGATATCGCTATTTTAGTTCGAACCGGTAAAGAAGCGTCACTGGTGAGGGATGCTTTAAACGCTTTAGGGATACCTTCTGTCTATTTATCCAACCGTGAGAGTGTGTTTACTACACCAGAAGCCAAAGACGTTCTGTGGCTATTACAGGCGGTGTTGTCTCCGGAAAAAGAGAGAACGCTACGTAGTGCTTTAGCCAGTAGTCTGTTGGGGCTGGATGCCCACCAGATTGATGTTATCAATCGGGATGAGCGGGAATGGGATAGGCTGGTAGAAGAGTTCAGCCGCTATCGCCAACTTTGGCTAAAACGCGGTGTTTTACCGATGCTGCGAGAAGTGATGTCACGGCGGCAACTGGCGGAAAACCTGCTGGTGACGCTGGGCGGAGAACGTCGTTTAACGGACATTATGCATATTGGCGAATTGTTGCAGGAAGCCTCATTAAAGCTGGAGAGTGAACACTCACTGGTACGCTGGTTAGCACAGCAGATTACTCAGCCTAACGATCGTTCAGATAGCCAACAGCTGAGGCTGGAGAGCGACCGCAATTTGGTGAGAGTGGTGACAATCCATAAATCGAAAGGATTGGAGTACCCACTGGTCTGGCTGCCCTTTATTTGTGGTTTCCGTCAGCAGAATCAGGCGCTTTATCACGATCGCGAAACGTTCTCAGCCATGCTGGATTTGCAGCAAAGTGAGGATTCGCTAGCGTTGGCAGAAGAAGAACGACTGGCCGAGGATCTGCGTTTGCTTTATGTGGCCATGACCCGCTCTATCTATCATTGCAGCATTGGTGTGACGCCGCTTTATTCCGGTAATCGGCGGCAGGGCAATTCTGATATACACCGCAGTGCAATGGGATATTTGCTACAGCGCGGGCAACCTGGCAACGCTGCTTTTTTAGCTGATGCTTTGCAGATGTCGGCGCAGCACGATGGTATTCAACACCATTTGGCTGTAGAGATGGATGAGGCGCTGTGGCAAGATAATAAATTACAACCAGCGTTGCTGACAGCCCGCACGTTTACCGGCCAGCGGCAAAATAGCTGGCGCGTTACCAGTTATTCAGGTTTGCAACAGCAGGGATCCTCCCATCACTACGACTTATTGCCGCGCTTTGATACCGATGCAGCAGGAGAAAAGGGAGATAGCCTACCGCAACGGTTATCACCACATACTTTTCCGAAAGGCGCAGCTCCGGGAACGTTTTTGCACGATCTGTTGGAGAATCTCGATTTTACCCAACCGATAATCAGCGACCAACTGAATGAAAAAGTGCTATTGCAGGGGTTGGAAAGTCACTGGACACCTGTTTTGCAGCAGTGGTTAGAGACTATTTTATCTTCACCGCTAGATGTGCAAGGAATCTGTTTAAACGATATTTCAGCCGCTGCTCGCCAGGCAGAGCTACAGTTTTATTTGCCTATTGGTCCATTGCTACAGGCGGAACGTTTAGACGCATTAGTTAAGCATTATGATCCACTGTCTGCCCGCTGTCCTGAGCTGGTTTTTCGGCAGGTTCAAGGGATGCTAAAAGGGTTTATCGATCTGGTGTTTTGTTGGCAAGGTCGCTATTACTTACTGGACTATAAGTCCAACTGGTTGGGTGAAAGTGCCGAATCTTATACTCCACAGGCAATGGCTGATGCCATGTGCGATCACCGTTACGATCTACAGTATCAACTTTATTCATTAGCACTCCATCGCTACTTACGTCATCGTATTGCTGACTATGATTATCAGCGTCATTTTGGTGGCGTGTTCTATCTTTTTCTACGAGGTATTGAGAAAGATAAGCCAGGGCAAGGCGTATTTCATTGTCGGCCTGAATGGGCGCTGGTGGATGGGTTAGATCGCTTGTTCAGCGGTCAGGAGGAGATAGTCTGA
- a CDS encoding DHCW motif cupin fold protein, protein MKMSPFAFSLTHWANVEKTEHQGETGTAWWQTRFFGEEQNKIRVRMVEYSAEYLADHWCSKGHVLFCLEGELETTLDDGRKFVLTPGVSYQVGDNAEAHQSYSKTGARLLIVD, encoded by the coding sequence ATGAAAATGTCACCATTCGCTTTTAGTCTGACCCACTGGGCCAACGTGGAAAAAACAGAACACCAAGGTGAAACTGGCACGGCTTGGTGGCAAACTCGCTTTTTTGGTGAAGAACAAAACAAAATTCGTGTTCGTATGGTTGAATACTCGGCGGAATATCTTGCTGACCACTGGTGCAGTAAAGGACACGTGCTGTTCTGCCTAGAAGGTGAATTGGAAACTACCCTAGATGATGGACGTAAGTTCGTGCTCACGCCGGGGGTAAGCTATCAGGTTGGCGATAATGCTGAAGCGCACCAGTCCTATAGCAAAACCGGCGCCCGCCTACTGATTGTTGATTAA
- the argA gene encoding amino-acid N-acetyltransferase — protein sequence MMKERSTELVEGFRHSVPYINAHRGKTFVIMLGGEAIEHDNFGNIISDIGLLHSLGIQLVVVYGARPQIDANLAVHNKPSIYHKHTRVTDAESLELVKQAAGRLQLDITARLSMSLNNTPLQGAHINVVSGNFVISQPLGVDDGIDYCHSGRIRRIDEEAIQRQLSSGAIVLLGPVAVSVTGESFNLTSEEVATQLAIKLKAEKMIGFCSSQGVADEKGNILSELFPNDAQTYLDQHEAQGNYSSGTVRFLRGAIKACRSGVRRCHLISYQDSGALLQELFSRDGIGTQIVMESAEQVRRATIRDIGGILELIRPLEQQGILVRRSREQLEMEIDKFTIIERDNMTIACAALYPFPEEKIGEMACVAVHPNYRSSLRGEILLEKISGQARLMGLEKLFVLTTHSIHWFQERGFMPADIDVLPMKKQALYNYQRRSKILVTPV from the coding sequence ATCATGAAGGAGCGCAGCACTGAATTGGTTGAAGGTTTCCGCCATTCGGTTCCTTATATTAATGCCCACCGGGGGAAGACCTTTGTCATCATGCTAGGTGGTGAGGCCATTGAACATGATAATTTTGGTAATATCATCAGCGATATTGGTTTACTCCACAGCTTAGGTATTCAACTGGTCGTGGTCTATGGTGCTCGTCCACAGATCGATGCCAATCTAGCGGTACACAATAAGCCTTCGATTTATCATAAACATACGAGGGTAACCGATGCAGAATCTCTGGAACTGGTAAAACAAGCAGCCGGTCGTCTTCAATTGGATATTACCGCTCGACTTTCCATGAGTCTGAATAATACCCCGTTGCAGGGGGCCCACATCAACGTTGTCAGCGGTAACTTTGTTATCTCCCAACCTTTAGGGGTAGATGATGGTATCGATTACTGTCATAGCGGGCGCATCCGCCGGATTGATGAAGAGGCGATTCAGCGCCAACTAAGCAGCGGTGCTATTGTTTTGCTGGGACCGGTTGCCGTTTCCGTTACCGGTGAGAGTTTTAACCTCACGTCAGAAGAGGTGGCGACTCAACTGGCTATCAAGCTGAAAGCCGAGAAAATGATTGGCTTCTGTTCTTCACAAGGCGTGGCAGACGAAAAGGGGAATATTCTGTCAGAACTTTTCCCTAACGATGCCCAAACCTATCTAGACCAACATGAAGCTCAGGGTAATTACAGCTCGGGTACCGTACGCTTCCTGCGCGGCGCAATCAAAGCCTGCCGCAGCGGGGTTCGCCGTTGTCACCTGATCAGTTATCAAGACAGCGGAGCCCTGCTACAGGAACTATTCTCCCGTGATGGTATCGGCACACAAATCGTCATGGAGAGTGCGGAACAGGTACGCCGGGCCACCATTCGCGATATTGGCGGTATTCTGGAGCTGATCCGCCCTCTGGAACAACAGGGCATTCTGGTTCGCCGTTCAAGAGAGCAATTGGAGATGGAGATCGATAAATTCACCATCATCGAACGGGATAATATGACTATCGCCTGTGCGGCACTCTACCCTTTTCCAGAAGAGAAAATTGGTGAAATGGCCTGTGTTGCGGTTCATCCCAACTATCGCAGCTCATTACGCGGCGAAATACTGCTGGAAAAAATCAGTGGGCAAGCACGCCTGATGGGGCTGGAAAAGCTGTTTGTGCTCACAACCCATAGTATTCACTGGTTTCAGGAACGTGGTTTCATGCCAGCAGATATTGATGTTTTGCCGATGAAGAAGCAGGCTTTATATAACTACCAGCGGCGATCTAAAATTTTGGTTACCCCGGTTTAA
- the csdE gene encoding cysteine desulfurase sulfur acceptor subunit CsdE, which translates to MMLAPHPFGTDIGTAQLLSLFSDKKQWEDRYRQLIQLSKQLPPLPEALKQQQLELKGCENRVWLGHQRNEDGTLHFYGDSEGRIVKGILAILLAQIEGQTPQQIVKLDLMQLFDRLGIHQQLSASRSQGLDSLVNAIEKIALLYI; encoded by the coding sequence ATCATGTTGGCCCCACACCCTTTTGGTACCGATATTGGTACAGCGCAATTACTCAGCCTGTTTAGTGATAAAAAACAGTGGGAAGACCGCTATCGCCAGCTTATTCAACTGTCAAAACAGTTACCGCCCTTACCGGAAGCGTTAAAACAGCAACAGTTGGAACTGAAAGGTTGTGAAAACCGGGTCTGGCTTGGGCATCAGCGCAATGAAGACGGCACGCTACACTTCTACGGCGACAGCGAAGGCCGAATTGTGAAAGGAATTCTGGCTATCCTGTTAGCTCAAATTGAAGGCCAAACGCCACAACAAATCGTGAAACTTGACCTGATGCAGTTGTTCGATCGGTTGGGAATCCACCAACAACTCAGCGCTTCCCGCTCTCAGGGGCTGGACTCGCTAGTTAATGCCATAGAGAAAATAGCGCTTCTCTATATTTAA
- the tcdA gene encoding tRNA cyclic N6-threonylcarbamoyladenosine(37) synthase TcdA, whose product MSAVYSDAYLQRFSGIARLYGQPALALFSQAHVCVIGIGGVGSWAAEALARSGIGHITLIDMDDVCVTNTNRQIHALRQTVGQPKGDVMAQRIAEINPECEVTCIDDFITADNVAEYLTKQFDYVIDAIDSVRPKAALLAYCRRNKIPVVTTGGAGGQIDPTQIQVVDLAKTIQDPLAAKLRERLKSDFGVVKNGKGKLGIDCVFSTEQLVYPQADGSVCAVKSTAEGPKRMDCASGFGAITMVTASFGFVAVSHALKKMLAKAARNQ is encoded by the coding sequence ATGTCTGCTGTCTATTCTGATGCCTATTTGCAACGCTTTAGCGGCATCGCCCGTCTGTATGGGCAACCTGCGCTAGCGCTTTTTTCACAGGCTCATGTTTGTGTGATTGGCATTGGTGGTGTGGGTTCCTGGGCGGCAGAAGCGCTAGCTCGCAGCGGTATTGGTCATATTACGTTGATTGATATGGATGATGTGTGCGTAACCAATACTAACCGCCAAATTCATGCGCTGCGCCAAACGGTAGGACAGCCTAAAGGTGACGTGATGGCCCAGCGAATTGCGGAAATTAACCCGGAATGCGAAGTGACCTGTATTGATGACTTTATTACCGCGGATAACGTGGCTGAATATCTGACAAAACAGTTCGACTATGTCATTGATGCCATCGATAGCGTTCGTCCTAAAGCGGCATTATTGGCTTACTGCCGTCGTAATAAAATTCCGGTTGTGACCACCGGAGGAGCGGGTGGTCAGATTGATCCGACACAGATCCAGGTGGTTGATTTGGCAAAAACGATTCAAGACCCTTTAGCGGCTAAACTCCGTGAACGGTTGAAAAGTGATTTTGGCGTAGTGAAAAACGGCAAAGGAAAACTGGGTATCGACTGTGTATTTTCAACTGAACAATTAGTTTATCCTCAGGCTGACGGTAGCGTTTGTGCAGTAAAAAGTACCGCAGAAGGGCCAAAAAGGATGGATTGTGCTTCGGGGTTTGGTGCCATTACTATGGTTACTGCATCATTTGGTTTTGTTGCCGTGTCTCACGCGCTGAAAAAAATGTTGGCGAAAGCGGCACGAAATCAGTAA
- the recD gene encoding exodeoxyribonuclease V subunit alpha: MFSLLQKAVDASLLRPLDIQLARLLAGENPCLALLVACLSAETGAGHVCLFLRHFNQAMLFDGRHTELAAEVWHKAGDPQLADLMLALESTPAVTQGDWPAPLVLQHERLYLQRMWRDEGLIANFFLHQSAMPDSLTQQTMDVLRPALDEYFPPSTDDINWQKVAAAVAVTRQASIISGGPGTGKTTTVARLLAVLLQFAGERRLRIALAAPTGKAAARLTESLGQAIQGLSLTDNWLQQMPTEASTLHRLLGVQSNSRRLRYHKDNPLHLDVLIVDEASMVDLPMMARLIEALPEHARLILLGDRDQLASVEAGAVLGDICRFAEQGYSRQRADELSGLTGFDISSADLSQAVAVRDNLCLLKKSYRFHQNSGIGQLALAVNQGEGRSAIGCFSQDYGDLSWFSIKTPADYLHLLAVCVDGYRDYLNQIKSGEPRDILARFNQFRLLCALRSGPFGVEGLNIRIEQALQSKRLINKSSDSVGVWYSGRPVMINRNDSSLGLYNGDIGIALMTPEGEMRVYFQLPDGSLKAIQPSRLPDCETAYVMTVHKSQGSEFDHTVLVLPDTFTPLLSRELVYTAITRARQKLTLFANENILLSAIATPTERHSGLAERLQRYDLPVA; the protein is encoded by the coding sequence ATGTTTAGCCTGTTGCAAAAAGCAGTGGATGCTTCCCTTCTGAGGCCTTTGGATATTCAGTTGGCCCGTTTATTAGCCGGAGAGAATCCTTGTCTAGCATTGCTGGTTGCCTGTTTGAGCGCTGAAACTGGCGCAGGTCATGTGTGCCTGTTTCTACGTCATTTTAATCAGGCGATGTTGTTTGATGGTCGACATACTGAGTTGGCGGCAGAAGTTTGGCATAAAGCCGGAGATCCACAGCTTGCTGATTTAATGCTGGCGCTGGAATCGACGCCTGCGGTGACTCAAGGCGATTGGCCTGCACCGTTGGTTTTGCAACATGAGCGGCTCTACCTGCAGCGGATGTGGCGCGATGAAGGGTTAATTGCCAACTTCTTTCTGCATCAAAGTGCTATGCCTGATAGCCTGACACAACAGACAATGGATGTTTTACGACCGGCATTGGATGAGTATTTTCCACCCTCTACGGATGATATTAACTGGCAGAAGGTCGCCGCCGCCGTCGCGGTAACTCGTCAGGCATCGATTATTTCTGGCGGGCCGGGAACCGGAAAAACGACTACCGTCGCGAGATTGCTGGCGGTGCTGTTGCAGTTTGCTGGTGAGAGGCGCTTACGTATTGCGCTGGCAGCACCAACGGGAAAAGCTGCAGCACGATTAACTGAATCATTAGGGCAAGCCATTCAGGGATTATCACTGACAGACAATTGGCTCCAACAGATGCCAACCGAGGCCTCCACGCTTCACCGTTTGCTGGGGGTTCAGTCCAACAGCCGTCGTTTACGTTATCACAAAGATAATCCGCTGCATCTTGATGTTCTGATTGTCGATGAGGCTTCAATGGTCGACTTGCCCATGATGGCTCGTCTGATAGAAGCTTTACCAGAACACGCCCGTCTGATTCTGTTGGGGGATCGGGATCAATTGGCTTCTGTTGAAGCGGGTGCCGTTTTGGGTGATATTTGCCGATTTGCGGAACAAGGCTACAGTCGCCAGCGTGCCGATGAACTATCAGGACTGACCGGTTTTGATATTTCTTCGGCGGATTTATCGCAGGCGGTAGCCGTCAGGGATAATTTATGTCTTTTGAAGAAGAGCTACCGTTTCCACCAAAACTCGGGTATTGGTCAACTGGCGCTGGCGGTTAATCAAGGAGAGGGGCGCTCTGCCATTGGCTGTTTTAGTCAGGACTATGGTGACTTAAGCTGGTTTTCGATTAAAACGCCGGCGGATTATTTACATCTTCTGGCGGTTTGCGTTGATGGTTATCGGGACTATCTCAACCAGATTAAGTCTGGCGAGCCTCGAGATATTTTGGCGCGATTTAATCAGTTTCGTTTGTTGTGTGCATTACGCAGTGGGCCTTTTGGGGTTGAAGGGCTGAATATCCGTATTGAACAAGCGTTACAGAGTAAGCGCCTGATTAATAAGTCGAGTGATAGTGTCGGGGTGTGGTATTCAGGGCGTCCGGTAATGATTAATCGAAATGACAGCTCGCTGGGTTTGTATAACGGTGATATTGGCATTGCGTTAATGACGCCCGAGGGGGAAATGAGGGTGTATTTCCAGCTTCCTGATGGCTCGCTAAAAGCGATACAACCAAGTCGCTTACCGGATTGCGAAACTGCATATGTGATGACAGTGCATAAATCGCAGGGTTCGGAATTTGACCATACGGTGCTGGTATTGCCGGATACCTTTACACCTTTACTAAGTCGGGAACTGGTGTACACCGCCATTACCCGAGCGCGTCAGAAACTAACGCTATTTGCCAATGAGAATATCCTGTTGTCTGCCATTGCTACGCCAACAGAGCGACATAGCGGGCTGGCAGAACGCTTACAGAGGTATGATTTACCCGTTGCTTGA